The Treponema succinifaciens DSM 2489 region TGACGAGCGGACTTTGTATGACGGAACTGCAATGTATTATCTTGCGCTTCTTTGCTATGAAAAGGCGGATATTGCTTATGCTCCGACTTTTAAACGCGCTGAAATTTCTTTGCGGCTTGCCTGGCTTTGCAATGAAATTGAACGAGTTTGCCCGGAGCATAATTATGGCTATATCGCTCAGGTTTTTTACAGAAAAGCTTTGTTCTTTTATCAGCAGACTTTGATTAATGAAACTGGACGAATTGAGTCAATAGAATCTGTTGCAAACTTTGGTCCTGATACTGATAAAAATTACGGCTATGACGGCGTGATTTATTTAAGCGGACTTTTGGAATACAAATACGGCCAGCGCGAAAATCAAGAGCTTAGACTGAAAAAACTTGATGAAAGCAAAAAGGCAATTGCAAGAATTTTCGGCTTAGGAAAATCCAGCAAGGCAAAGCCAGGTCCTCTTCTTGAAGTTGCAAAATCGCTTTACGACAAAATGACTTCCGAGCTTTCCTCTAACAATATTTTCAGCGAAGATGACTAATATTCTTCTTACAGTTTCTTATGACGGAACTGATTTTTGCGGCTGGCAAAGACAGGACAAATCTGACAACGGAAGTCCGGTCCGTACAGTTCAGGGCGAAATTGAAAACGCGCTTTTTAAAATGCTGAAAGTTCCTGTAAAACTTTCTGGCAGCGGAAGAACTGACAGCGGAGTTCATGCGGCGGGGCAGGCTGCAAATTTTGAATCTCCAATCGATACAATTCCTTGCGAAAACTATGTTAGGGCTTTAAATGGAATTCTTCCGCAGGACATAAGAATCTTAAAAGCCCGGAAAGTTGAAAAAGATTTCAGCTCAAGATTTTGCGCGACTTCAAGATTATACAGATATTTTATCCAGACAAAAAATCCGCCCTTTGCAAGTGAAAGCCGTTACAGATGGTTTATTTCGTTTCGTCCGGAAATTGATTTATTGAATGAAATGTGTTCTTGTCTTCGCGGTGAAATTGACTGCGCTTCTTTTGCCGCTTCTGGAGATTCAAGCCTTTCTACAAAAAGATATATTGACAATGCGTTTTTTTTCTGGAACAAGGAAAATCCTGATTTGCTTGTTTTTCAAATTGAAGCAAATGCTTTTCTTTGGAAAATGGTCAGATCCATTACAGGCACTCTTATCCAGCTTGCGCAGAAAAAATGCAGCCCCAATGAATTTAAAAAAATTCTTGAAAGCCGCGACAGAACTAAGGCTGGAATTACAGCGCCGCCAACCGGACTTTTTTTGTGGGAAGTAAAATTTGATGGAATCCGCCGCCATGTTTAATTGTGTTGCTTCTTGATGAAATTTGCTAAATCTTTTATTCTTTTTGTACTATGAAATTTTTTAAAAATCTTCTGGTTGCTTTTGCTTTTATTTCTGTTTTTTGTGGATGCAGAAAAGGAAAAATAGTTTCTTCTGTTGAAAAAGAAAATCTTTTTGAATTGAATTACGGAACTTTTGAAGACGAGCTTAATGTTTTTAATATGTCATCGGCTGGAAATATCAACACTTCAATTTCTATGCAGGATGGATTTTTTTATATTTTGAACGGAGAATCAAAAAAAATAATGGAAATGAACAGCTACGGAGATTTGCTTGCCTTGTATTATAATCCTCAGGAAAATCCGCGTCCTTCATTTTCTGAAAATGCAAGCGACATTAATTCTACGCGCACGGCAGTTCCGTATTCATTTAACGAAGTTTCAAAAATCGCTGTTGATTCAAGAAAATATCTTTACGCGGTTGACAAGCTTCCATTAAATCGTCAGGAAACAGATCCAAAAACAAATCAAGTTTTGAGCCAGATTATTGTAAGGTTTGATGATTCAAAAAAATACATGAACTATATAGGACAGCAAGGCCCTGGAGGAACTCCGTTTCCGTATATAAAAAATATTTTTACGACGGACAAAAATGAGCTTGTTGTTTTATGCACGACTTCATCTGGCGCGGTTGTCTATTGGTTTTCGATGGACGGATTTTTAATGTACACAATTCCAATTGAAAAAGAAAATGTCCCGAATCCTTTTGCAGAGGAAAAAGCTGAAACTTTTTTTTCACTAGAAAATATTGTTCCTGATTACAAAGACCGCAAGTTGTATTTAAAAGTTGACTATTTTACAAGCTATATCGATGAGTCAAGCCGCGTTCAGTCTGGCGTGGAATATATAACTACGCTGATTCATCCTTTTGATGTTGAAAATAATTTATATGATTTTCCCATAACTGTTCCACCTTATGACGAGCCTATTTCTGAAGGATTCTCGAAAGAAACTTTTGAAATTCCTTATGATTTCTTGGGAATTACAGATAGTGGCTGGCTTTATTTTATTGTAAGCACTGATGATGGATTTAGTTTGCAAATGGTTCAGTCTAACGGACAAAGAATTCTAAAGCGAAAAATTTCACTTGATAGGGAATCCTGCCTTTATTATTCTTTTAATTTGAGCCGCGAAGGAATAATTTCCGCATTGATTGTAAAAAAAGAAAAAGCTTATGTTTGCTGGTGGCGAATCGATTCTTTGATTCAGGCTGTTATAAAAAACTGAGTTTGGAATTATAATATGGAAATTTTTGACGATGAAAACCAGCCTGAAATTCGATACGACGAAAACGATTTAGTTTTTCATTACAAAAGAGGTTCGTTCCGCCGGCATGAACAGGCGATTTACCGTGATCTTGCAACTGGAAAAAACGCTCCTAAAAAAGGTCTTATAAAAGTTCTTTTTTCAACAAAGGGAAATAAGATTGCGTTTTTCACAATGGTGATGTGCATTGTTTTGTTTTTTGTTCTTGGAATTGTAAATGGCGGCGCAGACAAAAATTCAATTGCAGGAATGACAGCGAAAATCTCTGCATTTTCATTTGACGAAAAAATTTATGCTTCTGTTGAATTTTCCAACTTAAAAAAAATGGAAAACATTGATTCTGTTCCGCTAAAAGTTACGTTTGAATGCCTGAATGCGGAAGGCTCTGTTGCTGATAAATTTGAAACGGATTTTAATTTCGCTCCAAGATTTCCAAAGCCGGTTTACGCAGTTTTCAACGATTATGATTTGGTTTCTGTAAAATGCCGCTTAATCTATGAAAGTGAATCGGCTGTTTTGGAATGCAAGATTTCAAATAGATAAATTTACCATTTACAATTTTCAAATTTTCATTTATTCTTTTATAGAGGAATAATTATGGCTCAATTTTATTTTCTTTCCGTTTTGCTAAATATTCTTGCCGGACTGATTTTGATTTATGGGAAAAATCTTGTTGGCTTAAAGTCTTCTGATAATGATTCTGAATCTGCTCAAAAAATTTCTTTTGGCGGACTGAATTTTGACAGCCCGGGATTTAGGCTTGTTGTTGGCGTTTTGTGCGTTTTTGTAGCAGTTATGAAAATTCTTTCTGTTTTTAGAAATGATATTCCGGTAATTGGAGATTTGTTTCCTGTTGTCGCCGGCTTTCTTTCTGGCGCTTCAATTCTTTTGGAATATTATATTTTCACCAGTTCAGAAAGCGATTCTGTTCCTCCTGCGGTTTATAAAGTTTTTATTGAGTCAAGAAAATATATTGGAATTATCTGCATACTGGCTGGCATATTGCATTTTGTATTTCCTCAAGTCATGCTTTTATAGAGGTTTTTATGTCAAAAGTTTCCATAGCCTGTATAGCTTTGTTAAACGGAAAAATTCTTGTTGCCCACAGAAATCCTACAGGACAAATGGGAGGACGCTGGGAATTTCCAGGCGGAAAAGTTGAGCCGGGAGAAACAGACAAAGAAGCTGTTGTTCGTGAAATAAAAGAAGAATTTGGCATTACAGTAGTATATGTTGGCAAGAAAATCGCAGAAACTTCTTTTATTCATAATGAAGAAAAAGTTCTTTTGCATGCATACAGAATTTATGTTCCGCATGATGGAATTGAAAAAAAATATACTTTAACAGAGCACACAGAATATAACTGGATTCCAGTTGAAGATGTTGCAAAACTAAATTTTGTGGACAGCGACCTTCTTCTTTATCCAAAGGTAAAATCTTATATTCTTGAGGAACTGAAAAAATGAAAAGCTTTTTTGCAGTTCTTGTTGTTTTTTTTGCTGTATTTTTTTCTGGATGTGTGCAAAAAAAAATTGATTTGAATTTTCAAGATGAATCTTTTATTGCTCCAGATCAGGAATGGCTTGTTGTAACGGTTCCCTATGCGGCTTTTAGAGTTTCCGCTGATTTTTCAAGTGAAATTTGCTTCCATGCAAGAAGCGGAGATGTTTTTCTAATCTGCGGAAAACAAAAAGTTCAAGTAATCAATCCAGAAGAAAAAAAATCTAGCAAAGATTATTTAGTATGGTATAAGGTGGAGCAGGGCTGGATAGATGGCTCGCTTGTGGCTGTTTACGATACTAGATTGAAAGCAGAGGCGGCTGCAAAAAGTTCGTATGAAAAAAACTGAAAGAAATATTGCTGCTACATTTGCAAGAAATTTAAAGTTTTTTAGGCAAAAGTGCAATTACTCACAGGAAAAACTTGCTGAGCTTATAGATGTTTCTCCTGCTACAATTTCAAATTATGAAACTGGAGAAATGTGGCCTTCTCGTCAAAATTTAGCAAATCTTGTTGAAGTTCTAAAAGTTCATCCTTATCAGCTTTTTATAGATTTTTCCAAAGATCTTGACTTCTTAAAACTTGATATTATTGAAAGAGTTGAAATTGCCTTTGATGCACCGGAAGAAGGTTTTTCTACATCTGCAAAAAGAGTTAGAAAATAAAAAAAGCACCCGAAACTAAAAAAAAAAGTTTCCAAGTGCTTTTGGAGATGGCGGGAGTTGAACCCGCGTCCATGCAAGCAAACCAAGCATCTCTACAGGTTTATTGAAGCGAGGTAGTTGTCGGGAAAAGGTAGCGGCTTCAAAGGCGTCTCTTCCGTATCTTGATAAAAGTCTCGAACTAATCTCAAGAAATTAGTCCAACAAGTCCCTGTCAGCAACAGAACATTTCAGCATTAGGAACAGCATACTAAAAGTTCCGGCACT contains the following coding sequences:
- a CDS encoding DUF2225 domain-containing protein; its protein translation is MATQFNRKTFLTEAEKKPSVSYWAKEDALCPVCRKKFRQELMHQGGGRTIAGNLTDELHRNYEPSKKYGRVYPLIYEIGCCPHCHTALFWKDFKDIKDPETFDRIMQDEQHRIKEVEAIFPHYDLNDERTLYDGTAMYYLALLCYEKADIAYAPTFKRAEISLRLAWLCNEIERVCPEHNYGYIAQVFYRKALFFYQQTLINETGRIESIESVANFGPDTDKNYGYDGVIYLSGLLEYKYGQRENQELRLKKLDESKKAIARIFGLGKSSKAKPGPLLEVAKSLYDKMTSELSSNNIFSEDD
- the truA gene encoding tRNA pseudouridine(38-40) synthase TruA, yielding MTNILLTVSYDGTDFCGWQRQDKSDNGSPVRTVQGEIENALFKMLKVPVKLSGSGRTDSGVHAAGQAANFESPIDTIPCENYVRALNGILPQDIRILKARKVEKDFSSRFCATSRLYRYFIQTKNPPFASESRYRWFISFRPEIDLLNEMCSCLRGEIDCASFAASGDSSLSTKRYIDNAFFFWNKENPDLLVFQIEANAFLWKMVRSITGTLIQLAQKKCSPNEFKKILESRDRTKAGITAPPTGLFLWEVKFDGIRRHV
- a CDS encoding LIC_12708 family protein, which gives rise to MKFFKNLLVAFAFISVFCGCRKGKIVSSVEKENLFELNYGTFEDELNVFNMSSAGNINTSISMQDGFFYILNGESKKIMEMNSYGDLLALYYNPQENPRPSFSENASDINSTRTAVPYSFNEVSKIAVDSRKYLYAVDKLPLNRQETDPKTNQVLSQIIVRFDDSKKYMNYIGQQGPGGTPFPYIKNIFTTDKNELVVLCTTSSGAVVYWFSMDGFLMYTIPIEKENVPNPFAEEKAETFFSLENIVPDYKDRKLYLKVDYFTSYIDESSRVQSGVEYITTLIHPFDVENNLYDFPITVPPYDEPISEGFSKETFEIPYDFLGITDSGWLYFIVSTDDGFSLQMVQSNGQRILKRKISLDRESCLYYSFNLSREGIISALIVKKEKAYVCWWRIDSLIQAVIKN
- a CDS encoding (deoxy)nucleoside triphosphate pyrophosphohydrolase, which encodes MSKVSIACIALLNGKILVAHRNPTGQMGGRWEFPGGKVEPGETDKEAVVREIKEEFGITVVYVGKKIAETSFIHNEEKVLLHAYRIYVPHDGIEKKYTLTEHTEYNWIPVEDVAKLNFVDSDLLLYPKVKSYILEELKK
- a CDS encoding helix-turn-helix domain-containing protein, with the protein product MKKTERNIAATFARNLKFFRQKCNYSQEKLAELIDVSPATISNYETGEMWPSRQNLANLVEVLKVHPYQLFIDFSKDLDFLKLDIIERVEIAFDAPEEGFSTSAKRVRK